A region of Pyxidicoccus parkwaysis DNA encodes the following proteins:
- a CDS encoding methionine ABC transporter ATP-binding protein translates to MIELRGVSKVYGQGRQEVPALRNVSLRVEYGEVFGVLGQSGAGKSTLIRCLNLLERPTTGEVRVDGRDMLSLGPDELRVARQGIGMIFQHFNLFSSRTVAGNVAFPLEVAGCSRVHIRERVAELLELVGLSDKANAYPAQLSGGQKQRVGIARALAPRPRVLLSDEATSALDPETTRSVLGLLRDINRQLGLTILLITHQMEVVKSICDSVAVLERGRVVEQGKVVDLIARPSTRLHELCYPTSSTRNGVVSQGGRRVELSLVGEHSTRPILTTLARRFGVDAWLLEGSMERVGETRVGRLLFELTGPREAVDGALGFLREQGLTLEAPHV, encoded by the coding sequence GTGATTGAGCTTCGCGGCGTCAGCAAGGTGTACGGGCAGGGCAGGCAGGAAGTGCCGGCCCTTCGCAACGTGTCACTGCGAGTGGAGTACGGCGAGGTGTTCGGTGTGCTCGGGCAGAGCGGCGCCGGCAAGTCCACGCTCATCCGCTGCTTGAATCTCCTGGAGCGTCCCACCACTGGCGAGGTGCGGGTGGACGGGCGCGACATGCTGTCACTCGGGCCCGATGAGCTGCGCGTGGCGCGCCAGGGCATCGGGATGATTTTCCAGCACTTCAACCTCTTCTCCTCGCGGACGGTGGCCGGCAACGTCGCCTTCCCGCTGGAGGTGGCGGGCTGCTCGCGCGTGCACATCCGCGAGCGCGTGGCGGAGTTGCTGGAGTTGGTGGGCCTGTCCGACAAGGCGAATGCGTACCCGGCGCAGCTCTCGGGCGGGCAGAAGCAGCGCGTGGGCATCGCCCGGGCGCTGGCTCCCCGGCCGCGCGTGCTGCTGTCCGACGAGGCCACGTCCGCGCTGGACCCGGAGACGACGCGCTCGGTGCTCGGACTGCTGCGGGACATCAACCGCCAGCTCGGGCTGACCATCCTGCTCATCACCCACCAGATGGAGGTGGTGAAGTCCATCTGCGACTCGGTGGCCGTGCTGGAGCGCGGGCGCGTGGTGGAACAGGGCAAGGTGGTGGACCTCATCGCCCGCCCCAGCACACGGTTGCACGAGCTGTGCTACCCGACCTCCTCGACACGGAACGGCGTCGTGTCCCAGGGAGGACGCAGGGTGGAGCTGTCCCTGGTGGGCGAGCACTCCACGCGTCCCATCCTCACCACGCTGGCGCGGCGCTTCGGCGTGGACGCGTGGCTGCTGGAGGGCTCCATGGAGCGAGTCGGGGAGACGCGCGTGGGCCGGCTCCTCTTCGAGCTCACGGGTCCTCGGGAGGCCGTGGACGGCGCACTGGGTTTCTTGCGCGAGCAGGGCCTGACACTGGAGGCGCCTCATGTCTAG
- a CDS encoding methionine ABC transporter permease, translating into MSSELVHSLWVATGETLYMTLVAAVLVLLTGLPLGVLLVITDRGGLWERPALNRVLGTLVNVGRSVPFIILMVAIVPLTRVLVGTTIGTTAAIVPLVVAAIPFMGRVVEQALREVDSGLVEAAVSMGATRRRVVLGVLIPEALPSLVRGTALMVISLLGYSAMAGAVGGGGLGDLAVKYGYMRFRTDVMLGCLVVLLVLVQLVQWLGDGLASRFERASS; encoded by the coding sequence ATGTCTAGCGAGCTCGTGCACTCGCTGTGGGTGGCCACCGGCGAGACGCTCTACATGACGCTGGTGGCCGCGGTGCTGGTGCTGCTGACGGGCCTGCCGCTGGGCGTGCTGCTGGTCATCACCGACCGGGGCGGACTGTGGGAGCGGCCGGCGCTGAACCGCGTGCTGGGGACGCTCGTCAACGTGGGGCGCTCGGTTCCGTTCATCATCCTCATGGTGGCCATCGTCCCGCTCACGCGCGTGCTGGTGGGCACCACCATCGGCACCACGGCGGCCATCGTCCCGTTGGTGGTGGCGGCGATTCCCTTCATGGGACGCGTGGTGGAGCAGGCCCTGCGCGAGGTCGACTCCGGGCTGGTGGAGGCCGCCGTCTCCATGGGCGCCACGCGCCGACGCGTCGTCCTCGGCGTGCTGATTCCGGAGGCACTGCCGTCGCTCGTGCGCGGCACGGCGCTGATGGTCATCAGCCTGCTCGGCTACAGCGCCATGGCGGGCGCCGTCGGCGGCGGCGGGCTGGGCGACCTGGCCGTGAAGTACGGCTACATGCGCTTCCGCACCGACGTGATGCTCGGCTGCCTCGTGGTGCTGCTCGTGCTGGTGCAGCTCGTCCAGTGGCTCGGTGACGGGCTGGCTTCGCGCTTCGAGCGCGCCTCTTCGTGA
- a CDS encoding MetQ/NlpA family ABC transporter substrate-binding protein: MKRFIVPLLFSAAVLLAGCKSPSAETPAAEGVRTLKVGVNPVPHGEILRAAAAVALREGVRIEVVEFTDYVQPNIALSDGQLDANYFQHVPYLERFSADRNLSLSSVGPVHLEPLGLYSVNYRQLAELPEGSLVTIPADPSNAARALRLLEAQGLVRLREGAGATATVQDVVGNPRHLELREIDAEQQPRTLQDVAAAVINGNYFLEAQKHLELKANVLAREAPKGNPYANVLAVRRGDESRPEIQALVRALHSEEVRKFIDAQYGGAVVAAF, from the coding sequence GTGAAACGCTTCATCGTTCCCTTGCTGTTCTCCGCCGCCGTGCTGCTGGCCGGCTGCAAGTCACCGTCTGCTGAAACCCCCGCCGCCGAGGGCGTGCGCACCCTGAAGGTGGGCGTCAATCCGGTGCCGCATGGAGAAATCCTGCGGGCCGCCGCGGCCGTCGCCCTGCGTGAGGGCGTGCGCATCGAGGTGGTGGAGTTCACCGACTACGTGCAGCCGAACATCGCGCTGTCGGATGGGCAGCTCGATGCGAATTACTTCCAGCACGTGCCGTACCTGGAGCGCTTCAGCGCGGACCGGAACCTGTCGCTGAGCAGCGTGGGCCCGGTGCACCTGGAGCCGCTGGGGCTCTACTCCGTCAACTACCGCCAGCTCGCGGAGCTGCCCGAGGGCTCGCTGGTGACGATTCCCGCCGACCCCAGCAACGCGGCCCGCGCACTGCGACTGCTGGAGGCGCAGGGACTGGTCCGGCTGCGCGAGGGCGCGGGCGCCACCGCCACCGTGCAGGACGTGGTGGGCAACCCGCGCCATCTGGAGCTGCGTGAAATCGACGCCGAGCAGCAGCCGCGCACCCTGCAGGACGTGGCCGCCGCCGTCATCAACGGCAACTACTTCCTGGAGGCGCAGAAGCACCTGGAGCTGAAGGCGAACGTGCTGGCCCGCGAGGCGCCAAAGGGCAACCCGTACGCCAACGTGCTCGCTGTGAGAAGGGGCGACGAGTCACGGCCCGAGATTCAGGCGCTGGTGCGCGCGCTTCACTCCGAGGAGGTGCGGAAGTTCATCGACGCGCAGTACGGCGGCGCGGTGGTCGCGGCGTTCTGA